From a single Fusobacterium ulcerans ATCC 49185 genomic region:
- a CDS encoding PfkB family carbohydrate kinase, with product MEKYSIKVLGFGDNVVDKYEHIKTMYPGGNCVNFAVYSKMFGAESSAYMGYFGNDKEAEHVIESLEKAGIETIKCRQLEGENGCARVTLINGERIFLGSNEGGIRGEVPFVLDRFDLEYIKKFDLVHSGNYCFTEKELHKIKETGVYVSFDFSDDSTEDYFKRIAKDINFAFCSFDGTEDETKKYLKKIVDYGAETACASRGADGCILYDGGDYFIQKAVPLEKVVDTMGAGDSLIASYLVSYLSLIKKGTDKKEAVKVSLIKAAEFAAEICTIEGAFGYGKKYE from the coding sequence ATGGAAAAATACTCAATAAAAGTATTGGGGTTTGGAGATAATGTAGTTGATAAATATGAGCATATCAAAACAATGTACCCAGGAGGAAATTGTGTAAACTTTGCTGTATATTCTAAGATGTTTGGGGCAGAAAGTTCAGCATATATGGGATATTTTGGAAATGATAAAGAAGCTGAACATGTAATAGAAAGTTTAGAAAAAGCAGGAATAGAAACAATAAAATGCAGGCAGTTAGAAGGAGAAAATGGCTGTGCAAGAGTAACTTTGATTAATGGAGAGCGTATATTTTTAGGGTCAAATGAAGGTGGAATAAGGGGAGAAGTCCCATTTGTTTTAGATAGATTTGATTTAGAATACATAAAGAAATTTGATTTAGTTCACAGTGGAAATTATTGTTTTACAGAAAAAGAACTTCATAAAATAAAAGAAACAGGGGTGTATGTTTCTTTTGATTTTTCAGATGATTCAACAGAAGATTATTTTAAAAGAATAGCAAAAGATATAAATTTTGCTTTTTGTTCTTTTGATGGAACAGAAGATGAAACTAAAAAATATTTAAAGAAAATAGTAGATTATGGGGCTGAAACTGCATGTGCTTCAAGAGGAGCAGATGGATGTATTTTATATGACGGGGGAGATTATTTTATACAGAAAGCAGTACCTTTAGAAAAAGTTGTAGATACAATGGGAGCAGGAGATTCTCTCATTGCTTCTTATTTAGTGAGTTATTTATCTTTGATAAAAAAAGGAACAGATAAAAAAGAAGCTGTAAAAGTAAGTTTAATAAAAGCAGCAGAATTTGCTGCTGAGATTTGTACCATAGAAGGTGCATTTGGTTATGGGAAAAAATATGAATAG
- a CDS encoding GntR family transcriptional regulator encodes MALISNTKIPLYKQLKEELKNSIKKGTLIHGEKIPTEIELSEIYKVSRITIRKAVEELVREGFLLKKQGKGTFVQQNRIQRKIDNLLSFTESCEINGMIPSSIVTKKEILIPTEKQIEEMGLKKEEKILFIQRIRFADGFPIMCENNYFPYPKFDFLFSEPLNTSLYSLLRNKYGIKVDSSDNSYLDIVCAGSDIAPLMQLSNGEPLFYLYTQMYDDKKELIHIGKQFINSEHYRFHLNNIRYSK; translated from the coding sequence ATGGCATTAATTTCAAATACAAAAATACCTTTATATAAACAACTCAAAGAAGAATTAAAAAATTCTATAAAAAAAGGAACTCTTATTCATGGAGAAAAAATTCCTACAGAAATTGAATTGAGTGAAATCTATAAAGTAAGCAGAATCACAATAAGAAAAGCCGTCGAAGAATTAGTTAGAGAAGGATTCTTATTAAAAAAACAAGGAAAGGGAACTTTTGTCCAGCAAAATAGAATACAGAGAAAAATAGATAATTTATTAAGTTTTACTGAATCTTGTGAAATAAATGGAATGATTCCTTCCAGTATTGTTACCAAGAAAGAAATTCTTATCCCTACAGAAAAACAGATTGAAGAGATGGGTTTAAAAAAGGAAGAAAAAATTTTATTTATACAGCGTATAAGGTTTGCAGATGGTTTTCCTATAATGTGTGAGAATAACTATTTTCCATATCCTAAGTTTGATTTCTTATTTTCAGAACCTTTAAATACTTCCCTTTATTCTCTTTTAAGAAATAAATATGGTATAAAAGTTGATTCTTCAGATAATTCCTATCTAGACATAGTCTGTGCTGGAAGTGATATAGCTCCTTTGATGCAGCTGTCCAATGGAGAACCTCTTTTCTATCTTTATACTCAAATGTATGATGATAAAAAAGAACTTATTCACATTGGAAAACAGTTTATAAATTCAGAGCATTATCGTTTTCATTTGAATAATATTCGATACAGTAAATAA
- a CDS encoding basic amino acid ABC transporter substrate-binding protein, giving the protein MKKLILVLTLLFSTLSFSAEKLYVGTNAEFKPYEYLEDGKMVGFDIELMEKIGEELGYEISWINMSFDGLLPALQLGKVDAVIAGLTQTPERQKAVDFSIPYMFIFSSKHIIIINEKSDIKTKEELKGKNIGIQLGAIQEQFVNELEGKAKVYDSWTGALMDLKAGKIDSVIIDELSSKAYLENLTGIKQIDTLVDEQPAASIAFRKNEKELVEKVNKKIIELRDNGEYLKILEKYFPANIEEFKAAYEKK; this is encoded by the coding sequence ATGAAAAAATTGATACTAGTTTTAACTTTACTGTTCTCTACTTTATCTTTTTCAGCTGAAAAACTTTATGTAGGGACAAATGCAGAATTTAAGCCTTATGAGTATTTGGAAGATGGAAAAATGGTAGGATTTGATATTGAACTTATGGAAAAAATAGGAGAAGAATTAGGGTATGAAATCAGCTGGATTAATATGTCTTTTGATGGTCTTCTTCCAGCACTTCAACTTGGAAAAGTAGATGCTGTAATTGCTGGGCTTACTCAAACTCCCGAAAGACAAAAAGCAGTAGATTTTTCTATTCCATATATGTTTATCTTCTCTTCTAAGCATATTATTATAATAAATGAAAAGAGTGATATAAAGACTAAAGAGGAATTAAAAGGTAAGAATATAGGAATACAATTGGGAGCTATACAGGAACAGTTTGTTAATGAATTAGAAGGGAAAGCAAAAGTTTATGATTCTTGGACTGGAGCTTTGATGGATCTTAAAGCTGGAAAGATAGATTCAGTTATAATAGATGAATTATCATCAAAAGCCTATCTAGAAAATTTAACAGGAATTAAACAGATAGATACTTTAGTTGATGAACAGCCAGCTGCTTCTATTGCATTCAGAAAAAATGAGAAAGAGTTAGTAGAAAAAGTAAATAAAAAAATAATTGAATTAAGAGATAATGGAGAATATTTAAAAATATTAGAAAAATATTTTCCAGCAAATATTGAAGAATTCAAAGCTGCTTATGAGAAAAAATAA
- a CDS encoding flavocytochrome c yields the protein MKKILSIIMTSVLSFSLYAVNTEYKTDVVIVGSGGAGMTAALFAAENGANVVLLEKTGYMGGATLMSAGIIPATGTKQQKDAKIDDSIENFKLDIFRAANYSQDKDMVETVASEAKLTIEWLESLGVKFNLITNALYYGQSNYRMHIAEGSGAGMTTKIIEAVKKNPKITVLNFTSGTGLITDKEDVGGVRAKKANGEEIEIYASKVILATSGFASNEEMLKKYIPEIANAYPLTAPGATGEGIVWGQKLGAELKNMHAYQGHAVFNLQSKSSMDLSILSRGGILINKDGKRFTNEIMGYSELTPHVVNQKDAAAYILFNKENAEKTSNFKNYTSAGIVLEGKNIAEIAKAMRVDEKELGKTIKMYNEGIEKGEDVFNRTKLPKNFNGPYYAIEITGDLRHTQGGLVITLDGEVKKENGDKIPNLYAAGGVTEGFSGAGGPNYMSGNGLLQAFVFGRRAGIAAAKSITNPMDKTIINNITSFKDNRIVKETKYRDGKYVGEGKGYKGNIKVEVTVKNNKIAKIEAVEYKDTEIIFNSAVEKISDDVIYTQNTDKIDSVAGATSSARGIGTAIKNAVKPAK from the coding sequence ATGAAAAAAATATTATCTATTATTATGACATCTGTTTTATCATTTAGTTTATATGCTGTAAATACAGAATATAAAACTGATGTAGTTATTGTTGGAAGTGGGGGAGCTGGTATGACTGCAGCTCTTTTTGCAGCTGAAAATGGAGCTAATGTAGTTTTGTTAGAAAAAACAGGATATATGGGGGGAGCTACTCTTATGTCAGCAGGAATTATTCCTGCCACAGGAACTAAACAGCAAAAAGATGCTAAAATTGATGATTCTATAGAAAATTTCAAATTGGATATATTCAGAGCTGCAAACTATAGTCAAGATAAAGATATGGTTGAAACTGTTGCTTCTGAAGCTAAATTAACTATTGAGTGGCTTGAAAGCCTGGGGGTTAAATTTAACCTTATTACTAATGCTTTATATTATGGACAATCAAATTATAGAATGCACATAGCTGAAGGTTCTGGAGCTGGTATGACCACTAAAATTATAGAAGCAGTAAAGAAAAACCCGAAGATTACTGTGCTTAATTTTACATCTGGAACTGGGTTGATAACAGATAAAGAAGATGTTGGTGGAGTTAGAGCCAAAAAAGCTAATGGAGAAGAAATTGAAATATATGCTTCTAAAGTTATTTTAGCAACTAGTGGTTTTGCCTCTAATGAAGAAATGCTCAAAAAATATATTCCCGAAATAGCTAATGCTTATCCTTTGACAGCTCCTGGGGCAACTGGAGAAGGAATAGTATGGGGACAAAAACTAGGAGCAGAATTAAAAAATATGCATGCCTATCAAGGTCATGCAGTTTTCAATCTTCAAAGTAAAAGCAGTATGGATCTTTCTATTCTTTCAAGAGGAGGTATTCTCATAAATAAAGATGGAAAAAGATTCACTAATGAAATAATGGGATATTCTGAGCTTACTCCCCATGTTGTAAATCAAAAAGATGCTGCTGCGTACATACTATTTAATAAAGAAAATGCTGAAAAAACTAGCAACTTCAAAAATTATACTTCTGCTGGAATAGTTTTGGAAGGAAAGAATATAGCTGAAATTGCTAAGGCTATGAGAGTAGATGAAAAAGAACTTGGAAAAACTATTAAAATGTATAATGAAGGAATAGAAAAAGGAGAAGATGTCTTCAATAGAACTAAACTTCCAAAAAATTTCAATGGCCCTTATTATGCTATTGAAATAACTGGAGATTTAAGACATACACAAGGTGGACTTGTCATAACTCTTGATGGAGAAGTAAAAAAAGAAAATGGAGATAAAATTCCTAATCTTTATGCTGCTGGTGGTGTAACTGAAGGGTTTTCTGGTGCTGGGGGACCTAACTATATGTCTGGCAATGGACTTTTACAGGCATTTGTTTTTGGCAGAAGAGCTGGTATAGCTGCTGCTAAATCAATAACTAATCCTATGGATAAAACTATTATCAATAATATTACTAGTTTCAAAGATAATAGAATTGTAAAGGAAACTAAATATAGAGATGGAAAATATGTAGGTGAAGGAAAAGGATACAAAGGGAATATAAAAGTAGAAGTTACTGTTAAAAATAATAAAATTGCTAAAATAGAAGCTGTTGAATATAAGGACACTGAAATAATATTCAACTCTGCTGTTGAAAAAATATCTGATGATGTTATCTATACTCAAAATACTGATAAAATAGATTCAGTAGCAGGTGCCACAAGTTCTGCAAGAGGTATAGGAACTGCAATAAAAAATGCTGTAAAACCAGCTAAATAA
- a CDS encoding AbgT family transporter, producing MKEKEKSGFLNWIEVVGNKMPHPMALFLYIIIIVLVLSFVLGKLGISAIHPTSGETISVINLVSLKGFMLLVPNFVKNFQNFPVLGVVIILGIATGFCDRSGFFTSAIKMGLYGRKGNIAIYVIATIGVLGNQAGDAAFILIPAISGAIFYGLRRNPLAGVFLGYASVGGGFSTCLIPGGWDVVLTPISIQSATSILPNFDMPLLNGYFFLFVSAVLVITASAIVTIKIIEPMLGEYQFAEEDNSDMAITDEERTAVKKAGRNVLIFLVILVASCIPQNSFLRNPVNHSLIFGAPLMQCLQFIIIIVFSLAGLTYAVTIKKIQSINDVYTMMSESISSLAGFIALAVVIGQFLFLFDKSNLAQVLAIKGGNFLASLPIPTQIIVVCFLLLTALVNLFIGSGGTKWLLMGPIFVPMLIQLNIHPAFTQAVYRLGDCSTNHLTPLFAYFAILLTTAQKYDKNTGMGTLFAAMLPYSFTFLCIFIIQIVIWMTFNLPVGPGGVIWLS from the coding sequence ATGAAAGAAAAAGAAAAAAGCGGGTTTCTTAATTGGATAGAAGTTGTGGGAAATAAAATGCCACATCCTATGGCTCTGTTCTTATATATTATAATTATAGTTTTAGTACTTTCCTTTGTTTTGGGCAAATTAGGAATTTCAGCTATACATCCTACTTCTGGGGAAACTATTTCTGTAATAAATCTTGTAAGTTTAAAAGGTTTTATGCTCTTAGTTCCCAACTTTGTTAAAAATTTCCAAAACTTTCCAGTTCTTGGGGTTGTTATCATACTTGGTATAGCTACTGGTTTCTGTGACAGAAGCGGTTTTTTTACATCAGCTATAAAAATGGGGTTATATGGCAGAAAAGGTAATATAGCTATATATGTAATAGCTACTATAGGTGTCCTTGGAAATCAGGCTGGAGATGCTGCTTTTATTCTTATCCCAGCTATTTCAGGAGCAATATTTTATGGTCTTAGAAGAAATCCTCTAGCTGGAGTGTTTCTAGGTTATGCATCTGTTGGAGGAGGATTCAGTACCTGCCTTATCCCTGGAGGTTGGGATGTAGTTCTTACTCCAATTTCTATACAATCAGCTACTAGTATTCTTCCCAATTTTGATATGCCTCTGTTGAATGGATATTTCTTCTTATTTGTTTCAGCAGTTCTTGTAATAACCGCTTCTGCAATAGTTACTATAAAAATTATTGAACCAATGCTTGGAGAATACCAATTTGCTGAGGAAGATAATTCTGATATGGCTATAACAGATGAAGAAAGAACAGCAGTAAAAAAAGCTGGAAGAAATGTTTTAATATTTCTAGTTATCTTAGTTGCAAGTTGTATACCACAAAATAGTTTTCTTAGAAATCCAGTAAATCACTCATTAATATTTGGAGCTCCTCTTATGCAGTGCCTTCAATTTATTATCATAATAGTTTTCTCATTAGCTGGACTTACTTATGCAGTAACTATAAAAAAGATTCAAAGTATAAATGATGTTTATACTATGATGTCTGAGTCTATATCTTCATTAGCAGGATTTATAGCTTTAGCAGTAGTTATTGGACAGTTTCTTTTCCTTTTTGATAAATCAAATTTAGCTCAGGTTCTTGCAATAAAAGGTGGAAATTTTCTTGCTTCTCTTCCAATACCTACACAAATAATAGTTGTATGTTTCTTATTATTGACAGCTCTTGTAAATCTTTTCATAGGAAGTGGAGGAACAAAATGGCTTTTAATGGGGCCTATATTTGTTCCTATGCTGATACAGTTAAATATACATCCAGCCTTTACACAAGCAGTATATAGATTAGGAGATTGTTCTACTAACCATCTTACTCCTTTATTTGCTTACTTTGCTATATTACTTACAACAGCCCAAAAATATGATAAGAACACAGGAATGGGTACTTTATTTGCAGCTATGCTTCCTTACTCATTTACATTCCTTTGTATATTTATCATTCAGATTGTTATTTGGATGACATTCAATCTTCCAGTTGGACCTGGTGGAGTTATCTGGCTTTCTTAA
- a CDS encoding MalY/PatB family protein — translation MKYNFDTLISRKNTGSLKWEQMYKMNPNVEENVVPLSVADMEFKNAPEITEGLREYLKSAVLGYTSSYKAFTDSIINWMQRRHNFTIKSEWIVNTAGVVPAFFAAIRAFTKPGDGVVIMSPVYYPFYNAIKFNERTLIDCPLIETNGYYTMDFEKFDKITKKPENKLFLFCSPHNPVGRVWTVEELKRLEEIILKNNVTVISDEIHHDIIMPGYKHTIFQTLSDELADRTITCTAPSKTFNLAGMGISNIIIKNPAVKEKFIQEINNVSGFPFNILGYKACELAYTKAENWLEEFITVIDENQKIVKEFFEKNYPEIKAPLIEGTYLQWIDFRTLGMEPKKMEEFMVKEAKLFFDEGYIFGKSGEGYERINLAAPSWVIKESLERLDKALKRV, via the coding sequence ATGAAATATAATTTTGATACTTTAATTTCTAGAAAAAATACTGGTTCACTAAAATGGGAACAAATGTATAAAATGAATCCCAATGTTGAAGAAAATGTAGTCCCTCTCTCTGTTGCAGATATGGAATTTAAAAATGCTCCTGAAATAACAGAAGGGCTAAGAGAATATTTAAAATCAGCAGTCTTGGGATATACTTCATCATACAAAGCATTTACTGACTCTATCATAAATTGGATGCAAAGAAGACATAATTTTACTATTAAGTCTGAGTGGATCGTAAATACTGCTGGAGTTGTCCCTGCATTCTTTGCTGCTATCAGAGCTTTTACAAAACCTGGTGATGGGGTTGTAATTATGAGTCCTGTTTATTATCCTTTCTATAATGCAATAAAATTTAATGAAAGAACTTTGATTGATTGTCCCTTAATAGAAACAAACGGATATTACACAATGGATTTTGAAAAATTTGATAAAATCACAAAAAAACCAGAAAATAAACTTTTTCTTTTCTGCAGCCCTCATAATCCAGTAGGAAGAGTATGGACAGTTGAAGAATTGAAAAGACTTGAAGAGATAATTCTTAAAAATAATGTAACTGTTATATCTGATGAAATACATCATGATATCATAATGCCTGGTTATAAACATACGATATTTCAAACATTATCTGATGAATTAGCTGACAGAACAATAACTTGTACAGCTCCCTCTAAAACATTCAATTTAGCTGGAATGGGAATATCTAATATTATTATTAAAAACCCTGCTGTTAAAGAAAAATTCATACAAGAAATAAATAATGTATCTGGTTTTCCTTTCAATATTTTAGGATATAAAGCTTGTGAGCTTGCATACACAAAAGCTGAAAATTGGCTGGAGGAATTCATCACTGTAATAGATGAAAATCAAAAGATAGTAAAAGAATTCTTTGAAAAAAATTACCCTGAAATAAAAGCTCCTCTTATTGAAGGCACATATCTTCAGTGGATAGATTTCAGAACTCTAGGCATGGAACCTAAAAAAATGGAAGAATTTATGGTTAAGGAAGCCAAATTATTCTTTGATGAAGGATATATATTTGGAAAATCAGGAGAAGGATATGAAAGAATCAATCTTGCTGCTCCTTCATGGGTTATTAAAGAGTCTCTTGAAAGATTAGATAAAGCTTTAAAAAGAGTATAA
- a CDS encoding SIS domain-containing protein, with the protein MNSKEIIKKILDEKNNIKDIYFIACGGSLVDLYPGFYFIQAESASIHASWYTAKEFAITPPKTLGKNSLVIAVSHGGNTKETIEAARVGKNAGASVITLTHNKDSVCGGTEFIPWVYDWSFDINEKDKPQGIVLSLLNELLHMQEEEYELYESISDGLEKIDSIVKNAAKKAKNASWVFAEKYWNEPFLYIMASGASYSQGYGFAICSLQEMQWMDCCYLHSGEYFHGPFEVTDEDHLYILLMSKGKNRVMDERALKFLEKYGKKYEVIDAEQLGIGEIDEMCVEYFNPILFYAMSVVYRTALQNKRNHPLDMRRYMDVVEY; encoded by the coding sequence ATGAATTCAAAAGAAATCATAAAAAAAATATTAGATGAAAAAAATAATATCAAAGATATATATTTCATAGCATGTGGAGGTTCGCTAGTTGACCTTTATCCAGGATTTTATTTTATACAGGCTGAATCAGCTTCTATACATGCATCATGGTATACAGCTAAAGAGTTTGCTATAACTCCACCAAAAACTTTAGGAAAAAATAGTCTGGTGATTGCAGTATCACATGGAGGGAATACAAAAGAAACTATAGAAGCAGCAAGAGTTGGAAAAAATGCAGGAGCATCAGTTATTACTTTAACTCATAATAAAGACTCTGTATGTGGAGGAACTGAATTTATACCATGGGTGTATGATTGGTCTTTTGATATAAATGAAAAAGATAAACCACAGGGGATAGTTCTTTCGCTGTTAAATGAATTATTACATATGCAGGAAGAAGAGTATGAGTTATATGAATCTATTTCTGATGGACTGGAAAAAATAGATTCCATAGTTAAAAATGCAGCTAAAAAAGCTAAGAATGCCTCTTGGGTTTTTGCAGAAAAATATTGGAATGAACCATTTCTTTATATTATGGCTTCTGGTGCTTCATATTCACAGGGATATGGTTTTGCTATATGTTCATTGCAGGAGATGCAATGGATGGACTGCTGTTATCTTCATTCTGGAGAATATTTTCATGGGCCATTTGAAGTAACAGATGAAGATCATCTTTATATTCTTTTAATGAGTAAAGGAAAAAATAGAGTGATGGATGAGAGAGCACTTAAATTTCTTGAAAAATATGGGAAAAAATATGAAGTGATAGATGCAGAACAATTAGGAATTGGAGAGATAGATGAAATGTGTGTTGAATATTTCAACCCTATATTATTTTATGCTATGTCAGTAGTCTATCGTACAGCTCTTCAGAACAAACGTAATCATCCTTTGGATATGAGACGTTATATGGATGTTGTAGAATATTAA
- a CDS encoding amidohydrolase — protein sequence MLSNEMIIAAAKEVEEYVKLTRGYLHENPEISGQEFDTSTFLKKEIETLGLPIEEVSTTGFIATLKCKNPGKTLALRSDIDALKMPESEINMVGKKKYVSKRAEACHSCGHDGHMAMLLGSMKVLVKLKDYLSGTIIFCFEEGEEIGCGIDKMLTVLSKKNIDAIWGIHLTSFMKTGTVSIDPGPRMAGAALIKMDIIGRGGHGSRPDLSINPLFGAANILMSLSSAWVNRINSNETVTLGLATINGGTAANIIPDKVSISGTIRYFNIAEGEKAFNLIKEVSTYAAKSQNCSIEFAPDMRIAANPTINDTELSAFAAKHLSEILPEGTLIHQEKWYASESFNRYSALCPSLFVFVGAGNKKIGSTAEHHNVHFDLDENAFIVGVISTTKFASSFLNI from the coding sequence ATGCTGTCAAATGAAATGATAATAGCAGCTGCTAAAGAAGTTGAGGAATATGTAAAACTTACAAGAGGATATCTGCATGAAAATCCTGAGATTTCTGGACAGGAATTTGATACAAGTACATTTTTGAAAAAAGAAATTGAGACTTTGGGACTTCCTATTGAAGAAGTTTCAACAACTGGTTTTATTGCTACTTTAAAATGTAAAAATCCTGGTAAGACACTTGCTTTAAGAAGTGATATAGACGCTTTAAAAATGCCTGAAAGTGAAATTAATATGGTTGGTAAGAAAAAATATGTTTCTAAAAGAGCTGAAGCATGTCATTCCTGTGGGCATGATGGTCATATGGCTATGCTCCTTGGTTCAATGAAAGTTTTAGTTAAACTTAAAGACTATCTTAGTGGAACTATTATCTTCTGTTTTGAAGAAGGAGAAGAAATAGGCTGTGGAATAGATAAAATGCTGACAGTGCTTTCTAAGAAAAATATAGATGCAATATGGGGAATACACTTAACTTCTTTTATGAAAACTGGTACTGTAAGTATTGATCCTGGTCCAAGAATGGCTGGAGCCGCTCTTATAAAGATGGATATCATAGGAAGAGGAGGCCACGGTTCAAGACCTGACCTTTCTATTAATCCTCTGTTTGGTGCTGCTAATATTCTTATGTCTTTATCTTCTGCATGGGTTAACAGAATAAATTCAAATGAAACTGTTACATTGGGTCTTGCTACTATCAATGGAGGAACTGCTGCAAATATAATCCCTGATAAAGTTTCTATCTCAGGAACTATAAGATATTTTAATATTGCTGAGGGAGAAAAAGCTTTTAATCTCATTAAAGAAGTTTCTACATATGCTGCTAAATCTCAAAATTGTTCAATAGAATTCGCTCCAGACATGAGAATAGCTGCCAACCCTACAATAAATGATACAGAATTATCAGCTTTTGCTGCCAAACATTTAAGTGAAATACTTCCTGAGGGAACTCTTATTCATCAAGAAAAGTGGTATGCTTCTGAGTCTTTCAACAGATATTCAGCTCTATGCCCAAGTTTATTTGTATTTGTTGGAGCTGGAAATAAAAAAATTGGTTCAACAGCTGAACACCACAATGTTCATTTCGATCTTGATGAAAATGCCTTTATCGTTGGTGTTATTTCTACAACAAAATTTGCTTCAAGTTTTCTAAATATCTAA